The Carassius auratus strain Wakin chromosome 27, ASM336829v1, whole genome shotgun sequence genome includes a region encoding these proteins:
- the LOC113045373 gene encoding LOW QUALITY PROTEIN: sterile alpha motif domain-containing protein 9-like (The sequence of the model RefSeq protein was modified relative to this genomic sequence to represent the inferred CDS: inserted 1 base in 1 codon) — translation MATASQPAELPLQVEEWTREQVYHWLTEVIKVDKKHADKLYEEEVSGEELVCYQPKHLKELGIKHGPAVKIITRLETLKKEQQETYFSDNIYKQHTEARLDTTVGKEDSISTDQTQIAKNGKKSKRKSHKKENTVLKSANSTDKLIQSGKDSMDNISKSTPKEDPQLNAPVSELPSQNKNIPLSGTFSCTSSQEIEPTESADSKTSNINAHKVVDKEKHMRRSRSIQQSCSLYPFDQNSASHRYIQNYTLPPETGPGNLTDPVQEYKFMGRTDDIDVIKKKFFGAXKKKIHFGVADSKDSQYAHGEIIGVSVDKKDTIIDHFNQGFKSCFDEHTDEAKQCIRQPRFVEVLCPDGTLSGKYVIEVDVVPSHSIVHSYLFYIQTLDEENQWKKSKEKSLFIREGAATRDICKIGNPREFQSEMARINKKVNVLDNMRKEAEKRPLSKGTSNQGEKLKNLLTYGGSRLDHYDYYIIVTNKSHPEQLQHLQFMTTLKLFCVLDFDPNSVVNGSCHNYRDVRIANLHKPSQFHGDPGTIVKNLNLYKQTSWVFCNGREDLNTESDRPLQSNEWLKHKAGEVQDMISFLCNKDTLPRGRFLVIFLLLSTVEASVDPIFDTFMSFYKNLGGAENTLSICTSDTSFQKWRDFIQARCDDDISQRSIYDLELSEINGTILKLCQNKQNAQRLLPSAEGSSVILQKKDEDLMTSLDILCENECENEYDESSAEFEEFKIKTESEFYRGGKVKWWNFYFSEQPAAKPFIKRDKHSKLESSIRSQNKNCKSSCVTVNLFHLPGCGGTTMAMHVMWNLRKDFRCAVLKDNTISKEEVAQDVTHLIKCGKSENSLKTPVLLLVEDSEETENTQVLKHSLRTITGETGATVIILNCIRTKTPQDRHNKSVDQSEFITAKLSDKEKLAFEMKLKELQEIKSFTTENFYSFMIMKTNFDPEYVANVATNILKDFTVSESKQTRLFCILALLNSYVAEPAVSRSICEDFLSIKSVFWGRESVLEEMEPYSCLLIEFGAEEYGGFKAIRFVHQHLATECVKQLENTHNCSRADIVLDMLHCDAFFKTFAVKDVLVQSMKSMLITRQRKTEGDEKDTLFSPLIEDINSREDGLNKIQKIFIAASERFDKDFTIPQALARHLYLKEKNFAEAKRWADIAKAIKENSYTVDTVGQVAKTELKNKLECKKQENKPCTAEDLSEYLELASTATKAFRKAQTLAKTDDALEIEQELHRKLSPYNISGYMGEIDTAMTVFDIIKKLPLFKKCDPMKDHYIQSFLKGNLPCTNIPVWENKSNHEFVAVLQNYESFLTSLKSQVKEAFDFLEIYFTYMKEKGSDNMRDAKTRKRISEHYQYYISLFCTSPEDEQKEKKQKPTLSLNMEIEECRMFLEKNRADTFPGLLQVLEPKKVSVEQIAEKYSFIYKNSAIKTTKDKTNHLLAHLILQLICSKSKLAKSTEELNDLLKEILQDVGTQHQYPEPFYLAILLLWPGKNVSSTGIKTYVDKIRSSARKNLSHMYRTRSTIAHFFLGTSDGIQRLVTKVSLDRSESVSNVKNRNILWQTGEIFKETPINSKLLRVRGTIEQGEVFTEYGNLKIPLRPAFLGGVRSGYSTENVSFYIGFAMDGPLAYDIQYEDDR, via the exons atgGCTACAGCAAGTCAACCGGCAGAACTTCCTCTTCAAGTAGAGGAGTGGACGAGAGAGCAAGTTTATCACTGGCTGACTGAGGTGATTAAAGTGGATAAAAAACATGCAGACAAGCTGTACGAGGAAGAAGTATCCGGGGAAGAACTCGTCTGTTACCAGCCCAAACATCTGAAGGAACTTGGTATTAAGCATGGTCCAGCTGTTAAGATTATAACCCGGTTAGAGACGTTAAAGAAAGAACAACaagaaacatatttttctgaCAATATTTATAAACAGCACACAGAGGCCAGGCTAGACACCACAGTGGGAAAAGAAGACAGCATTTCAACAGATCAAACACAGATAGCTAAAAATGGCAAGAAATCAAAGAGGaaatcacacaaaaaagaaaatacagttcTTAAAAGTGCTAATTCCACAGACAAATTAATTCAATCGGGAAAAGATTCAATGGATAACATCTCCAAAAGCACACCGAAAGAAGACCCACAACTAAATGCACCTGTAAGCGAACTCccttcacaaaacaaaaacattccacTTTCAGGAACTTTTAGTTGTACATCTTCACAAGAAATTGAACCAACAGAGTCAGCTGACTCTAAAACTTCAAACATTAATGCTCATAAAGTAGTAGACAAGGAAAAGCACATGAGGAGGTCTAGATCCATACAGCAGTCATGTAGTCTCTATCCATTTGATCAGAACTCTGCTTCTCATCGATATATACAAAACTACACTTTACCACCAGAGACAGGACCAGGTAATCTGACTGATCCAGTTCAAGAGTACAAGTTTATGGGCAGAACAGATGACATTGATGTGATAAAGAAGAAGTTCTTTGGAG CAAAGAAGAAGATCCACTTTGGTGTAGCAGACTCCAAAGATTCTCAATATGCTCATGGTGAGATTATTGGGGTCAGTGTAGACAAGAAGGACACTATCATTGATCACTTTAACCAGGGCTTTAAATCATGCTTTGACGAACACACAGATGAAGCAAAGCAATGCATCAGACAACCACGCTTTGTTGAAGTTCTCTGCCCTGACGGCACTCTATCTGGCAAATATGTCATAGAAGTGGATGTTGTTCCATCCCACAGCATAGTTCATAGCTATCTGTTTTATATCCAGACACTGGATGAGGAAAATCAATGGAAAAAGAGCAAAGAAAAATCACTTTTCATCAGAGAGGGGGCTGCGACCCGGGATATCTGTAAAATTGGTAATCCAAGAGAATTTCAATCTGAAATGGCccgaataaataaaaaagtaaatgttctGGACAACATGAGGAAAGAGGCAGAAAAGAGGCCTCTAAGCAAAGGAACATCCAACCAGGGGGAAAAGCTGAAGAACCTGTTGACATACGGAGGAAGCAGACTGGATCATTATGATTACTATATCATTGTAACAAACAAAAGTCACCCTGAACAACTCCAGCATCTTCAGTTCATGACAACACTGAAACTGTTTTGTGTATTGGACTTTGATCCGAACTCTGTAGTAAATGGGTCATGCCACAACTACAGAGATGTTCGGATTGCAAATCTTCACAAACCAAGTCAGTTCCATGGAGATCCAGGGACAATAGTTAAAAACCTTAACttatacaaacaaacaagctGGGTATTTTGTAATGGCAGAGAAGATCTCAACACTGAATCTGACAGACCACTTCAATCAAATGAATGGTTAAAACACAAAGCTGGAGAGGTACAAGACATGATTTCATTCCTCTGCAACAAAGACACTCTTCCAAGAGGACGATTTCTAGTCATATTCCTCCTACTCTCCACTGTTGAGGCCTCAGTCGATCCAATTTTTGAcacattcatgtcattttatAAAAACCTTGGGGGTGCAGAAAACACATTAAGTATTTGCACTTCAGATACGTCCTTTCAAAAATGGAGGGATTTCATTCAAGCCCGATGTGATGATGACATCAGTCAGCGGAGCATATATGACCTGGAGCTCAGTGAAATCAATGGGACAATACTGAAACTGTGCCAGAACAAGCAAAATGCTCAAAGACTTCTTCCATCTGCTGAGGGAAGTTCAGTGATTCTCCAAAAGAAAGATGAGGATCTTATGACATCCCTTGATATCCTGTgtgaaaatgaatgtgaaaacGAATACGATGAGAGCTCTGCAGAATTTGAAGAGTTCAAAATTAAAACCGAGTCTGAGTTCTATAGAGGAGGCAAAGTGAAATGGTGGAACTTCTATTTCTCAGAGCAACCTGCAGCAAAGCCATTCATAAAACGAGACAAACACTCAAAACTAGAGAGTAGTATCAGATCTCAGAACAAAAATTGCAAAAGTTCCTGTGTCACAGTGAATCTCTTTCATCTCCCAGGGTGTGGCGGCACCACCATGGCCATGCATGTGATGTGGAATCTGCGAAAAGATTTCCGATGTGCAGTGCTGAAAGACAACACCATTTCAAAGGAAGAAGTAGCCCAAGATGTTACTCATCTGATTAAGTGTGGAAAAAGTGAGAATTCATTAAAAACACCAGTCCTGCTATTAGTGGAAGACTCAGAGGAAACAGAAAACACTCAAGTACTCAAGCACTCATTGAGGACAATCACAGGAGAAACAGGGGCAACTGTCATCATCTTAAACTGCATACGTACAAAAACCCCACAAGACAGACACAACAAAAGTGTAGACCAGAGTGAGTTCATTACAGCAAAGCTATCTGACAAAGAAAAATTAGCTTTTGAAATGAAGCTTAAAGAACTTCAAGAAATAAAGTCTTTCACAACTGAGAACTTCTACAGTTTTATGATCATGAAAACTAATTTCGACCCAGAGTATGTTGCAAATGTTGCAACTAACATTCTGAAAGATTTCACAGTTTCAGAGAGTAAACAAACACGTCTCTTCTGCATTCTGGCTTTGCTGAATTCATATGTGGCTGAACCAGCTGTCTCGAGATCTATATGTGAAGATTTTCTGAGCATCAAGAGTGTATTTTGGGGAAGAGAGTCTGTGCTGGAAGAGATGGAGCCCTACTCCTGTTTGTTGATTGAATTTGGGGCAGAAGAATATGGGGGATTCAAAGCAATTCGCTTTGTTCATCAACATCTTGCAACAGAATGTGTCAAACAACTAGAGAACACACATAACTGCTCCAGAGCGGACATAGTTCTTGACATGCTGCATTGTGATGCCTTTTTCAAAACTTTTGCAGTGAAGGACGTTCTTGTACAATCAATGAAAAGCATGCTGATCACTCGTCAACGCAAGACAGAAGGTGATGAGAAAGACACCCTGTTTTCACCACTGATAGAAGACATAAACTCCAGAGAAGATGGtctgaataaaatacaaaagatttttattgcaGCTTCGGAAAGGTTTGATAAAGACTTCACAATTCCTCAAGCTCTAGCAAGACATCTGTACCTGAAAGAGAAGAACTTTGCTGAAGCTAAAAGGTGGGCAGACATTGCAAAAGCCATCAAAGAAAACTCCTACACTGTAGATACAGTTGGACAAGTtgcaaaaactgaattaaaaaacaaactagAGTGTAAAAAACAAGAGAATAAACCATGCACAGCTGAAGACTTGAGTGAGTATCTTGAGTTAGCAAGCACAGCCACCAAAGCATTCAGAAAAGCTCAAACCTTGGCAAAGACCGATGATGCCCTAGAAATTGAACAGGAACTTCACAGAAAGTTAAGCCCTTATAACATATCTGGGTACATGGGTGAAATCGACACAGCCATGACTGTTTTTGACATCATCAAAAAACTGCCATTGTTTAAGAAATGTGATCCAATGAAAGATCATTACATCCAGAGCTTTCTCAAAGGAAATCTGCCCTGCACCAATATCCCAGTTTGGGAAAACAAATCCAATCATGAATTTGTTGCTGTTCTGCAGAACTATGAATCTTTCCTTACATCTTTAAAATCACAGGTGAAAGAGGCATTTGATTTCCTTGAAATTTACTTCACTTACATGAAAGAAAAGGGATCTGACAATATGAGAGATGCAAAGACTCGCAAGAGGATCTCAGAACACTACCAATACTACATCTCATTATTCTGCACCTCTCCAGAGGAcgaacaaaaagagaaaaagcagAAACCAACACTGAGTTTGAATATGGAGATTGAAGAGTGCAGAATGTTCCTCGAGAAAAACAGGGCTGATACATTCCCAGGCCTTCTCCAGGTATTGGAGCCCAAAAAAGTGTCAGTAGAACAGATTGCTGAAAAATACTCATTCATTTATAAGAATTCTGCCATCAAAACTACAAAGGACAAAACAAATCATCTGCTTGCACACTTAATCCTTCAGCTGATTTGCTCAAAATCAAAGTTAGCCAAATCCACAGAAGAACTCAATGATCTTTTAAAAGAAATTTTGCAAGATGTTGGTACACAGCACCAATACCCAGAGCCTTTCTACCTTGCAATCCTTTTGCTCTGGCCAGGAAAAAATGTCAGCAGCACTGGCATTAAGACATATGTTGATAAAATCAGAAGCTCAGCAAGAAAGAATCTTTCCCATATGTACCGTACAAGGTCAACCATTGCACACTTCTTCCTGGGGACATCTGATGGAATACAGAGGCTGGTGACTAAAGT